The DNA region AGGCATTCGCCTCAATCGTAGCCGTTTGCCCAATTCTCGCTTCACGAAGCCACGAGCACTCTGCAGACCTGCAACCACCTGCTGTCTCTCTTCATCACCCGCCAACACACTGTAGTACACCTTGGCATACCGAAGGTCTTTGGACACCAATACCTGAGTAATAGTAATATTTCCCAACCGAGGATCTTTGACTCTCCTGATCAAAATCTCCGCCAGTTCGCGAAGAATGAGATCCGCAACTCGGTCTGCTCGTCTGTGTACCATGTCGTTGGTTGCTCCTCGAGAGTCGATCACAAATGGATCAATTCCAACTCAACGTTCACTATTTCAGCCAGGCACATATCATCTACAAAGTTTATAATCTTATTGAGCTTGGAGTTCACATAGCCGCCCTCGTTGCCCAGGGCAGCAATCCCCACCTCGCTCGCCTGCCAGAGGTCCTGTGACTCCACTTCAGCCACAGACACATTGAAACGATGCCGCACCTTCTCGCAGATGCTTTTCACTACTTTCCGTTTGCCTTTGAGAGACCTGTTTTCAGGCAGATACAATCTCAACCTGACAATGCCCACAACCATTATTGCCAACCATGCCGCAGCACGAACCCTCATGTAAGTGGCCATACTGCTCTAGAGCCAACCCCCAGCATTCATCCTGGGCAAATAACAATATTACAGCCTGGTTCCACTATATATGAGCCGGCGGCTCTGTATTA from Deltaproteobacteria bacterium includes:
- the rbfA gene encoding 30S ribosome-binding factor RbfA, whose protein sequence is MVHRRADRVADLILRELAEILIRRVKDPRLGNITITQVLVSKDLRYAKVYYSVLAGDEERQQVVAGLQSARGFVKRELGKRLRLRRMPDIAFFLDTSFDQGALIQRLLTDLNRPEYE
- a CDS encoding DUF503 domain-containing protein, with amino-acid sequence MATYMRVRAAAWLAIMVVGIVRLRLYLPENRSLKGKRKVVKSICEKVRHRFNVSVAEVESQDLWQASEVGIAALGNEGGYVNSKLNKIINFVDDMCLAEIVNVELELIHL